A window of Malania oleifera isolate guangnan ecotype guangnan chromosome 2, ASM2987363v1, whole genome shotgun sequence genomic DNA:
TAAAATAATTGCTATCCCAATGTTGCCTTGGATAAGTGTTTCTCGCAGATCCCTAGGTTTTTGAGAGATAGGATTATTGAGAGGACTTACTTGGCAGCTAGCTCCTTAACATTGCCTCAGATGTTAGCCTGTCAATATGAGTCATTTTAGCTCAAACTgttatttggttaattaacccATTTAAACTACCAGTGATCCAAAATGAACTAAGAGATCAACCACACAAGCATAATACTCCGACTTTGGCTTCATATAATCCTCCATCACCAGTAAAAACTAAATCTGTGCCACCACACTACTACTTGAAGCAAACAGGATGCATTAAAAGGGTAGACGCATTAGGCTTGGTGCCTGATTTTTCCATCCTCTTGAAGAGCTCAACAGCCTTGTCTGAAAAACCATGTTGAGCACAACCAGATATTATAGCAGTCCACGAAACCACATCAGGGCAAACAATTCGCTCAAAAACTTTGATTGCATTGATTATATTATCAGATTTTGCATAAAAAACAATCAGAGAACTCTCTATGCAGTTATCGGTATCCAACCCAACCTTACAAAGAAGACCATGCAATTGACGGCCATAGTCAAGCAAACAAAGGCGAGCACATCCAACAATAACAGAAGAAAAAGTATACTGATTGGGTGCAAATCCCTCATCCCTCATTTGGGAAAAGATGTTTAATGCTTCCTCCACCCTATCACTCTGGGCATAAGCAGTCACCAAGGTACTCCAAGAAACCACATCTCTCTCTACCATCTTATCAAAGACCCTCCTTGCTTCTCCCAGAGAGTGGCATTTAGAATAAGCATCTACAATTGCATTGCTCACGCATCGATATCTGGAGTCGCTGCCAGACTTCACAACCATCCCATGAACTTGCCGCCCAAACTGTATCTGCTTCAATGCTGCAACTGCACTGAACACACTACTGTATGTATAGAAATCCGGCTGTACATCGTTAAGACGCATTTCAGTAAAGATCTCCAAAGCTTCTGACCAAAACCCAACCTGCAGATAACCCGAAATCATGGCATTCCATGGATTACTCACTCTAGATTTACTGAAAttcatgtcaaacactgctcttgCCTCAGACAAATACCCACATTTCGAGTACATATTGATAAGTGAAGTCCCCAAAACAACATTTGACTCCATACCCAATTCATCAATGTAATGGTGAACTTCTCTACCCTTACCAACATCCCTCAACTTCCCAACTGCCTTTAAAACACTAGAGAGAGCATACATATTGGGCAAAACCCCCTGCGCCTTCATCCCTAGAAAGTAATTAAATGCTTCCAAATAAAGACTGTTTGCAGTCAACCCCGAAATCATTGCACTCCAGGACACTTGATTATGCTCCCCAATGGCATTAAACGCGCACACTGAAGCTTTATTGTTGCCTAGCTTTGCATACATGTTAACAAGAGAAGTACCAACAATAACATTACTTGAAAACCCTCTCTTTACAATCTGACCATGCACTCCTTCGCCTAACTCAATACAGTCAAGCCCCACGCAGGCCTGCGCAATTGCTGAATAAGCAAACTCATCAGGCAAGATTCCAGCAATCAACATATTACAAAAGAACTCAAACCCATCAAGAAAGCATCCATTGCGCGTTGACCCCACAATCATCACGGTCCAAGAGACGACATCTCTCTCAGGCATTTCATCGAACAGCCTTCGGGCGTGCTCAAATTTGGAACAGTTGCAGTATGCGCTCACCACATTGTTGAACAGAAACAGAGACTCTTCATCATCAAGATTGGATTTTAACAGGTACCCATGAACCAAGTGGCCTTCTCGGATCGAACCTTTTGCAGAACTGTCACGCAGGAGATCAACCAAGGCCTGGTTTTGAACTTTCCAATCAGACTTCGCAACGTGATGGGACTTTGGAGCTTTTGCGGCGACGACACCTTCCAACTTTTGGATTGTTGAGCAATGTAGGGAGAGATTTCTTGTGCTTAGCTTTGTGTTTGAAACAGGAAGAGGAGATTGGCACTGATGCTGAGAGGGTTGAGGAAGCCCCGGTTTAAGACAGAATCTCAGTGACATTGTCGCCAACACAGatggttatttgaaatttttaagtTGCTTCAAAGTTCAAACTTACTAAATTATTAGAACATGTTGTTAGAACATTTCTAGCTCGTCAATCAGCTTCCTCAATAATAAGAGGCGAGCATTCAAATGGGTTAATTTCTTCAACtttctaattaattttttaatttaaaatttttactcaATAGATTGACTTAAAATTAACATATCAACTAACAATTTATTGCTTTagttggtaaattgaatttgaacAATAGCTAAATTGGGCCTTTAGGAAGTTACTACCTTTTGAGTTTGATTAGGGGTGGAAAAACAGGTTAACGAGCTAAGTTCGAGTGAGTCATAAATGGGTAGAGGTTAAACGGGTTTGGGTTCGGATTGACCCTTTTATTAACGGATGATTAATAGAGAAACTTAAACCCGTCCGTTTAATAAACGAGCCATAAACGGATCACTtgtttaaaaacataatttttttatttttattttttttaacagtTTAGAATTCATAGCAAGAGTGGAAGACAGGCTGGCCCATGATATGCCAGTTTAAATTGGGTTAAGGTTTATTCCAAAGAAAACTATAAAAAATGAGTTTCAAAAGATAAAATGTTTTCCCTTGAGCCTATAGCCCAACTGCCCGAGCACCCTCCTTTTGCCAAATCCTACCTACTTTTAATCTCAAGATTTTAACttgattgtaacgacctgcttaatttgtcataaaataaaacataataaataaaatagtcaacctgaacccaagggtaacggggacacatctgatATTCATAgtggaaacttaagcagcagtaaatgtaaatcacattctcaaccACACAATAAacaataccagagtcaactataatcccaaaacattgtctttatatacaatctcccaaaatataaaaataacccTAGTATCCCATATCacaatctcctgatcctagttcaaacttaccctcctagtggggtagtacaACTGACTTAATGGCGGCCACGATCCACTAGTCTTtttaggtttcctgaaaattaattaaattcagtgggtgagacatttctcaataagggaaaataaattaaatatagtcatgtgacaacatgaatatttgatgcaattatacatatacagtacatttcatatatctgaaaacattcatcatatcatactgaataatcatatactttcgtattttctaataaatcatacagttcataaaatatctgatataactaataatattgaaaattcacccaagatgtatagctaactgatgtcatgtattatcccctatgacgggttgtgcagcccgaaggcgagacccgacaatggctggctgaccactgccgagtaaaaaatatttgtaagtgcgatgggcccgccacaccctagtccggactactaggtggacgtctacaactctacact
This region includes:
- the LOC131147771 gene encoding pentatricopeptide repeat-containing protein At4g39530-like, with the translated sequence MSLRFCLKPGLPQPSQHQCQSPLPVSNTKLSTRNLSLHCSTIQKLEGVVAAKAPKSHHVAKSDWKVQNQALVDLLRDSSAKGSIREGHLVHGYLLKSNLDDEESLFLFNNVVSAYCNCSKFEHARRLFDEMPERDVVSWTVMIVGSTRNGCFLDGFEFFCNMLIAGILPDEFAYSAIAQACVGLDCIELGEGVHGQIVKRGFSSNVIVGTSLVNMYAKLGNNKASVCAFNAIGEHNQVSWSAMISGLTANSLYLEAFNYFLGMKAQGVLPNMYALSSVLKAVGKLRDVGKGREVHHYIDELGMESNVVLGTSLINMYSKCGYLSEARAVFDMNFSKSRVSNPWNAMISGYLQVGFWSEALEIFTEMRLNDVQPDFYTYSSVFSAVAALKQIQFGRQVHGMVVKSGSDSRYRCVSNAIVDAYSKCHSLGEARRVFDKMVERDVVSWSTLVTAYAQSDRVEEALNIFSQMRDEGFAPNQYTFSSVIVGCARLCLLDYGRQLHGLLCKVGLDTDNCIESSLIVFYAKSDNIINAIKVFERIVCPDVVSWTAIISGCAQHGFSDKAVELFKRMEKSGTKPNASTLLMHPVCFK